In Parasegetibacter sp. NRK P23, the genomic stretch TGGATGGTTTCATACAGCCTTTTCTTCATTTCTGGGGAACGTATGATTATATCAGAACCTCAAGAAAGGTGCATAAACATGAGATCCGCGTATTCAGAAACAATAAATATATACGCGCGTACAGTGATTCCCAAGGCTTCAGAATATACAGGAGCGCCGACACCTACAACGCAGGAGAAAAAGGCAAAAAACTCCACGTAAAAAAAATTGACGCCCCGGTGTATCATTACAACGCGGTGCGCCCGGCGCCACTGATGAACAAAAAAAGAGACAACTTCCTGATACATTGGAATGTAGAGAATAAAGAAAAAGAATTTGACTACCAGAAAGTGGACCGGTTGGAAAAATTTACAGGAGAGCATCCCGCTGTTATGAAAGACCTGGTCGAAAATATGAACTGGCATTTTGAATTCGATCCTGCAAAAGCGTATTGGGAAAAGAAAAAAGATAAATACCTTCAACCCATCGAGGATTTTCTCGGTATCCGCATAGGAGAGTACAAAAACTATATTCTGCTAAAAAAATAACTTTGATCAATTTCATTCCCATATTCCCGCTCAACATCGTAGTATATCCCGGCGAACAGTTGAACCTCCACATTTTTGAACCCCGCTACAAACAATTGATCCGTGAATGCGTGCAGGAAAAGAAGCCTTTCGGCATCCCCACCGTGATCGATCATAAACTGGAAGAATACGGTACCAGGGTATTTGTGACGGAGATCGTCAAAGAATACGATAATGGCGAATTGGACATCACCACCCGTGGCGAAGATGTTTTCCGTATCCTCGAAGTGATCAGAGAGGTGCCCGAAAAGCTTTACGAAGCCGCGATCGTGGATTACCCCGCCAACGTATTTTCCGCCCCGCCGCAACTCATGCCACGTATCCTGCCCGTTATACGGGAACTGCATAAGTTGCTGAATGTATCGAAGTCTTTTAAAAAGAAAGATGAAGAACTGAGCAGCTACGATGTGGCCCACCATGTGGCGCTTTCGCTGAACGAAGAATATGAATTGCTTACCTTGCTGCGCGAAGACCAGCGGCTGGAATACCTTAAAAGGCACCTGAACAAGGTGGTGCCCTTCCTTTCCCAGATGGAGTTGCTGAAAGAAAAGATCAAACTCAACGGGCATTTCCGCAACCTCGAAGGACTCGATTTTGAATGGAAAGCCGACAAATAATACGCCTGACATGGTTGTAACCCTGTGTTTCGACTTCGGGAACACCCGGAAAAAAGTAGCGGTATTCACCGATGGAATATTTACGGAAGAAGTCTTTCCGGAAGATGACCACCCCGCTACCATAAAAGCATTACTCGACAAATGGCGGCCCGCCCGCACCATTCTTTCTTCGGTGGTGCACCACCATCCCGAGTTGGAAACCTTGCTTGCGGCACAGAGCTGGTTCCATAAACTCAGCCACCTCAGCAAACTGAACTTCAGTACGCCCGTGGGAAAACCTGAAACCATCGGCGCAGACCGCCTCGCCATGATGAGTGCCGCCGTTCACCTGTTTCCCGGGACAAATACACTGGTGGTGGGGCTCGGAACCTGCATCACCTACAACTTCATCAACAAGTACGGGGCATTCATGGGTGGCGGAATTTCTCCCGGCATGGAAATGCGCTTCCGGTCGCTCAAGGAGCAGACCGCCAAGCTCCCTTTGATCGAAAAGAACTGGGATTTCCCCCTAACCGGGTATGATACAAAAACAAATATTCTGAGTGGGGTACTCTTCGGAATGGCCCGTGAAATCGACGGTTTCATCGATTTATACGCTGAAAAATACAGGAACTTTAACGTGCTTTTAACCGGGGGTGATACACCCTTTTTTGCACGGCATCTGAAAAATAAGATATTTGCAGACCCTCAACTAATATATAAAGGATTGTATGCGATTTGTGAGCACAATTTTCAACAGGAAAAATAACGGAACCGCCCTCGCTTTACTGCTGCTGACAGCCGGACCGGCCGTTGCCCAGGAAAATTCACCTTATTCAAGGTATGGACTGGGAAACCTGGTACCCTCACAAAACGTGGTGAACAGGGCCATGGGAGGGATATCGGCAGCTTATTTCGACGGGCAATCCATCAACACGGTGAACCCGGCCTCTTACGCTAAATTCTCACTTCTTACCACTTTTGATATTGGTTTGGATATAGAAAGCAGAACATTACGGAATACCAATCAGACCGATAAATTCAGCGCCGCCAACATGCTGGTGAACTACCTGAACATAGGTGTGCCGCTAAAAGCCGGTAAGTGGGGGCTGAACCTGGGTTTGAGGCCCATCTCCAGAATCAATTACAAAATTGAAAGGAACAGCAGGATCGAAGGCGTGGACAGCATCCGCTCCCTGTATGAAGGTTCGGGCGGCACCTACCAGGCTTTTGCCGGAACAGGGGTGGCCATCAAGAACTTCAGTGTGGGTGTCAACTTCGGATACTTCTTCGGCAGAAAGGAATATACCACGAGAACCACGCCCGTAAATGATTCCGTGTTCTATTATCAATCCAAATTCTCCACACAAACCAATATCGGCAGTCCTTTCATTGATGCCGGTGTTCAATATTCCATCAAGCTGGCAGAGAAGAACTGGCTGCGCCTCGGCGCCTACGGCAACCTGGAACAGAACCTCAGCGCCAAACGTTCC encodes the following:
- a CDS encoding LON peptidase substrate-binding domain-containing protein, with the translated sequence MINFIPIFPLNIVVYPGEQLNLHIFEPRYKQLIRECVQEKKPFGIPTVIDHKLEEYGTRVFVTEIVKEYDNGELDITTRGEDVFRILEVIREVPEKLYEAAIVDYPANVFSAPPQLMPRILPVIRELHKLLNVSKSFKKKDEELSSYDVAHHVALSLNEEYELLTLLREDQRLEYLKRHLNKVVPFLSQMELLKEKIKLNGHFRNLEGLDFEWKADK
- a CDS encoding glycosyltransferase, producing the protein MRISGFTYVRNGLELGYPFIESIRSILPICDEVVVAVGDSHDGTREAVEAIDPQKIKIVDTVWDMQLRKGGKVFAQQSNAALDAITGEWAIHIQADEVMHEKDLPLLLQAIQDNEHNEKVDGFIQPFLHFWGTYDYIRTSRKVHKHEIRVFRNNKYIRAYSDSQGFRIYRSADTYNAGEKGKKLHVKKIDAPVYHYNAVRPAPLMNKKRDNFLIHWNVENKEKEFDYQKVDRLEKFTGEHPAVMKDLVENMNWHFEFDPAKAYWEKKKDKYLQPIEDFLGIRIGEYKNYILLKK
- a CDS encoding type III pantothenate kinase, yielding MVVTLCFDFGNTRKKVAVFTDGIFTEEVFPEDDHPATIKALLDKWRPARTILSSVVHHHPELETLLAAQSWFHKLSHLSKLNFSTPVGKPETIGADRLAMMSAAVHLFPGTNTLVVGLGTCITYNFINKYGAFMGGGISPGMEMRFRSLKEQTAKLPLIEKNWDFPLTGYDTKTNILSGVLFGMAREIDGFIDLYAEKYRNFNVLLTGGDTPFFARHLKNKIFADPQLIYKGLYAICEHNFQQEK